The proteins below are encoded in one region of Citrobacter enshiensis:
- the btuF gene encoding vitamin B12 ABC transporter substrate-binding protein BtuF: protein MAKSFPRALAALLFALPVWLSAAPRVVSLSPANTELAFAAGITPVGVSSYSDYPPEAKDIDEVSTWQGMNLERIVALKPDLVIAWRGGNSERQVNQLTSLGIDVIWIDAETIEQVAGALQQLAAWSPDPEKANRAAQTLLDEYAQLKSQYAEKPKKRVFLQFGINPPFTSGKNSIQNQVIELCGGENVFADSRVPWPQVSREQVLARAPQAIVVAGDSGEILKIKQYWGNQLKIPVIPLTSDWFERASPRIILAAKQLCNALSQVK from the coding sequence ATGGCTAAATCATTCCCCAGGGCGCTGGCCGCCCTGCTTTTCGCTCTTCCGGTGTGGCTGTCTGCCGCACCGCGTGTCGTTTCTCTGTCCCCCGCCAACACCGAGCTCGCCTTTGCCGCAGGCATTACCCCCGTTGGCGTCAGCAGCTACTCCGACTATCCCCCGGAAGCGAAAGACATCGATGAGGTTTCCACCTGGCAAGGGATGAATCTGGAACGGATTGTGGCGCTAAAGCCCGATCTGGTTATCGCCTGGCGTGGCGGGAATTCAGAGCGGCAGGTCAATCAACTGACCTCTCTGGGCATCGACGTCATCTGGATAGACGCGGAGACCATCGAGCAGGTCGCTGGCGCGTTGCAACAGTTGGCTGCCTGGAGCCCCGATCCCGAGAAAGCCAATCGTGCGGCGCAAACCTTGTTGGATGAGTATGCTCAGCTAAAATCTCAGTATGCAGAGAAACCGAAAAAACGGGTGTTTCTCCAGTTTGGCATCAATCCGCCCTTTACCAGCGGAAAAAACTCGATTCAGAACCAGGTTATTGAGCTTTGTGGCGGAGAAAATGTCTTTGCCGATAGTCGGGTTCCCTGGCCGCAGGTGAGTCGCGAACAGGTGCTGGCAAGGGCTCCCCAGGCGATCGTCGTCGCAGGAGATTCGGGCGAAATTCTCAAAATCAAACAATACTGGGGAAATCAGCTAAAAATTCCGGTTATTCCACTCACCAGTGACTGGTTTGAACGCGCAAGCCCGCGTATTATCCTCGCCGCAAAACAACTCTGTAATGCGCTTTCACAAGTGAAATAG
- the erpA gene encoding iron-sulfur cluster insertion protein ErpA, giving the protein MSDDVALPLQFTEAAANKVKSLIADEDNPNLKLRVYITGGGCSGFQYGFTFDDQVNDGDMTIEKQGVGLVVDPMSLQYLVGGSVDYTEGLEGSRFVVTNPNAKSTCGCGSSFSI; this is encoded by the coding sequence ATGAGTGATGACGTAGCGCTGCCACTGCAATTTACTGAAGCAGCAGCCAATAAAGTAAAAAGCCTGATCGCTGATGAAGATAACCCGAATCTGAAATTACGTGTGTATATCACCGGTGGTGGTTGCAGCGGTTTCCAGTACGGTTTCACCTTTGATGATCAGGTGAACGATGGCGATATGACCATTGAGAAACAGGGCGTCGGTCTGGTTGTCGATCCGATGAGCCTGCAGTATCTGGTGGGCGGATCCGTTGACTACACCGAAGGTCTGGAAGGTTCTCGTTTCGTCGTGACCAACCCGAACGCAAAAAGCACCTGCGGGTGTGGCTCGTCCTTCAGTATCTGA
- a CDS encoding TRIC cation channel family protein — protein sequence MLVYWLDIVGTAVFAISGVLLAGKLRMDPFGVLVLGVVTAVGGGTIRDMALDNGPVFWVKDPTDLVVAMITSMLTIVLVRQPRRLPKWMLPVLDAVGLAVFVGIGVNKAFIAGSGPLVAICMGVITGVGGGIIRDVLAREVPMILRTEIYATACIIGGIVHATAYYTFDIPLETSSMMGMVVTLLIRLAAIRWHLKLPTFALDDRTR from the coding sequence ATGCTCGTCTATTGGCTCGATATTGTAGGCACAGCGGTATTTGCTATCTCTGGCGTATTACTGGCCGGAAAACTGCGCATGGACCCTTTTGGCGTTCTGGTTCTCGGCGTTGTCACGGCCGTTGGCGGGGGAACCATTCGCGATATGGCGCTGGATAACGGGCCGGTATTTTGGGTAAAAGATCCGACCGACCTGGTGGTGGCGATGATCACCAGCATGCTCACCATTGTGCTGGTGCGTCAGCCCAGACGACTGCCTAAATGGATGCTCCCGGTGTTGGATGCCGTTGGCCTTGCGGTGTTTGTGGGTATCGGCGTGAACAAAGCCTTTATTGCCGGAAGCGGTCCACTGGTTGCCATTTGCATGGGCGTGATTACCGGCGTCGGCGGCGGGATTATTCGTGATGTGTTAGCCCGCGAAGTCCCCATGATTTTACGTACCGAAATTTATGCAACGGCCTGCATCATCGGCGGTATTGTGCATGCTACTGCGTATTATACGTTTGATATTCCACTGGAGACGTCCAGTATGATGGGGATGGTCGTGACATTGCTCATTCGGCTTGCCGCCATTCGCTGGCACCTGAAGTTGCCGACCTTTGCACTGGATGATCGCACCAGATAG
- the yadW gene encoding small protein YadW — MPARWQSRTQSRRQKARALPLARILERNTRVLDNDKSIGLEFAQLPMSFGAKNE, encoded by the coding sequence TTGCCCGCACGCTGGCAAAGCAGGACGCAGAGCAGGCGGCAAAAAGCCAGGGCGTTACCGCTGGCGAGAATACTTGAACGAAATACCAGGGTATTAGATAATGACAAGAGTATTGGGTTAGAATTTGCCCAATTGCCAATGTCGTTTGGAGCAAAAAATGAGTGA
- the clcA gene encoding H(+)/Cl(-) exchange transporter ClcA: MKTDTPSFEAQHVLRLRRRDLIRRLVERDKTPLAILLMAAVVGTVTGLVGVAFEKAVTWVQNQRLGSLAHVADHALLVWPLAFILSALLAMVGYFLVRKFAPEAGGSGIPEIEGALEELRPVRWWRVLPVKFVGGMGTLGAGMVLGREGPTVQIGGNIGRMVLDVFRMRSAEARHTLLATGAAAGLSAAFNAPLAGILFIIEEMRPQFRYNLISIKAVFTGVIMSSIVFRIFNGEAPIIEVGKLSNAPVNTLWLYLILGMVFGCVGPVFNTLVLRTQDMFQRFHGGDIKKWVLMGGAIGGLCGILGLIKPEAAGGGFNLIPIAAAGNFSVGLLLFIFIARVITTLLCFSSGAPGGIFAPMLALGTLLGTAFGMAAAVFFPQYHLEAGTFAIAGMGALLAASVRAPLTGIVLVLEMTDNYQLILPMIITCLGATLLAQFMGGKPLYSTILARTLAKQDAEQAAKSQGVTAGENT, from the coding sequence CCGACTCGTTGAGCGCGATAAAACGCCGCTGGCGATTTTGTTGATGGCGGCCGTTGTCGGCACAGTCACTGGGTTGGTTGGCGTGGCGTTCGAAAAAGCGGTGACCTGGGTCCAGAACCAGCGTCTCGGGTCATTAGCCCATGTCGCAGACCATGCGTTGCTGGTCTGGCCGCTGGCCTTTATTCTCTCTGCGTTGCTGGCGATGGTCGGTTATTTTCTGGTGCGTAAATTTGCGCCGGAGGCCGGTGGTTCAGGTATTCCAGAAATTGAAGGCGCTCTGGAAGAGCTGCGTCCCGTGCGCTGGTGGCGCGTACTGCCCGTTAAGTTTGTTGGAGGCATGGGGACGCTCGGCGCAGGGATGGTGCTCGGACGCGAAGGGCCCACGGTGCAGATCGGCGGTAATATTGGTCGCATGGTGCTGGATGTGTTTCGCATGCGCAGCGCCGAAGCGCGCCACACGTTGTTGGCAACCGGTGCGGCTGCGGGGCTGTCTGCCGCTTTTAACGCGCCGTTGGCGGGCATTTTATTCATTATTGAAGAGATGCGTCCGCAGTTTCGTTACAACCTTATTTCGATCAAGGCGGTGTTCACTGGGGTTATCATGTCCAGCATCGTGTTTCGAATCTTCAACGGTGAAGCGCCGATCATTGAGGTGGGGAAACTGTCGAATGCGCCGGTTAACACCCTGTGGCTCTATTTGATCCTCGGGATGGTTTTTGGCTGCGTGGGGCCGGTCTTCAATACCCTGGTGTTGCGTACCCAGGATATGTTCCAACGCTTTCATGGCGGCGATATCAAAAAATGGGTATTGATGGGCGGCGCTATCGGCGGGCTGTGCGGTATTCTCGGGCTGATTAAACCGGAGGCGGCCGGCGGAGGATTTAACCTGATCCCCATTGCCGCAGCCGGTAATTTCAGCGTTGGACTCCTGCTGTTTATTTTTATCGCCCGGGTCATTACCACGCTGCTCTGTTTTTCATCTGGCGCGCCTGGCGGTATTTTTGCGCCGATGCTGGCGTTGGGGACGTTACTGGGCACCGCGTTTGGCATGGCGGCGGCGGTATTTTTCCCGCAATATCATCTTGAGGCGGGGACGTTTGCGATTGCCGGAATGGGAGCTCTGCTGGCGGCATCTGTGCGTGCGCCGTTGACGGGGATTGTGCTGGTGCTGGAAATGACCGATAACTATCAGCTCATTTTGCCAATGATTATTACCTGTCTTGGCGCAACACTGTTAGCGCAATTTATGGGCGGAAAGCCGCTATACTCTACAATCCTTGCCCGCACGCTGGCAAAGCAGGACGCAGAGCAGGCGGCAAAAAGCCAGGGCGTTACCGCTGGCGAGAATACTTGA